Proteins encoded together in one Micromonospora kangleipakensis window:
- a CDS encoding RNA polymerase sigma factor: MTDAADAVAVAGAEAYPRIVATLIRVTGDWTLAEDCAQEAVATALERWPRDGVPANPGGWLMTAARNRALDVLRRASVERRKLRELARLTDPEPAPSEPEGDVVDDRLRLIFTCCHPALALEARVALTLRTVAGVPTADIARAFLVTESTMTRRLTRAKTKIATAGIPYRVPTGPALVERLPGVLAVLYLLFTRGYDADGEPAFAAEAIRLARLLDRLMPEQPEAAGLLALFLLHDSRRAARRDADGNLLTLDEQDRSRWDRAAVAEGRSLLDRAGHGPYALQARIAACHATAPTAADTDWPAIARWYDDLALIRPTPVIRLNRAVAHGYAYGPAAGLSLVAEARSGGALDGYPPALAAEAELTARHGDPVRAAALFRAAADVVGSAAERRALLRRATGLAD, translated from the coding sequence GTGACCGACGCGGCCGACGCGGTCGCCGTCGCGGGCGCCGAGGCGTACCCGCGGATCGTGGCGACGCTGATCCGCGTCACCGGTGACTGGACGCTCGCCGAGGACTGCGCCCAGGAGGCGGTGGCCACGGCGTTGGAGCGCTGGCCGCGCGACGGCGTACCGGCCAATCCGGGCGGCTGGCTGATGACGGCCGCCCGGAACCGGGCCCTGGACGTGCTGCGCCGGGCCAGCGTGGAACGCCGCAAGCTGCGCGAGCTGGCCCGGCTCACCGACCCGGAGCCGGCGCCGTCCGAGCCGGAGGGGGACGTGGTGGACGACCGGCTGCGGCTCATCTTCACCTGCTGCCACCCGGCGCTGGCCCTGGAGGCGCGGGTCGCGTTGACGCTGCGCACCGTGGCCGGGGTGCCGACCGCCGACATCGCCCGCGCCTTCCTGGTCACCGAGTCCACCATGACCCGGCGGCTCACCCGGGCCAAGACGAAGATCGCCACGGCCGGCATCCCGTACCGGGTGCCGACCGGGCCCGCGCTGGTCGAGCGGCTGCCGGGCGTCCTGGCCGTGCTCTACCTGCTCTTCACCCGGGGGTACGACGCCGACGGCGAGCCCGCCTTCGCCGCGGAGGCGATCCGGCTGGCCCGGCTGCTCGACCGGCTGATGCCGGAGCAGCCCGAGGCGGCCGGGCTGCTCGCGCTCTTCCTGCTGCACGACTCCCGCCGGGCGGCCCGCCGCGACGCCGACGGCAACCTGCTCACCCTCGACGAGCAGGACCGCTCCCGCTGGGACCGGGCCGCCGTGGCCGAGGGCCGGTCGCTGCTGGACCGGGCCGGCCACGGCCCGTACGCCCTCCAGGCCCGGATCGCCGCCTGCCACGCCACCGCGCCGACCGCCGCCGACACCGACTGGCCGGCCATCGCCCGCTGGTACGACGACCTGGCCCTGATCCGCCCCACGCCGGTGATCCGGCTCAACCGCGCGGTGGCCCACGGGTACGCGTACGGTCCGGCGGCCGGGCTGTCCCTGGTCGCCGAGGCCCGTTCCGGCGGGGCGCTCGACGGCTACCCGCCGGCGCTGGCCGCGGAGGCCGAGCTGACCGCCCGCCACGGCGACCCGGTCCGCGCCGCCGCCCTGTTCCGGGCCGCCGCCGATGTGGTGGGCTCTGCGGCGGAGCGACGGGCGTTGCTCCGGCGCGCCACGGGTCTGGCGGATTGA
- a CDS encoding zinc-ribbon domain-containing protein, which yields MGDFPGPTGYCRAMFFIFGLRTKVDRSGVVTRVCRNCGNQAAQVITRRSTRFTLFFVPLIPVRTRYTQQCTFCGAEYDIARAEAQRLPVG from the coding sequence GTGGGTGATTTTCCGGGCCCGACTGGGTACTGCCGGGCGATGTTCTTCATCTTCGGGCTCCGTACCAAGGTCGACCGGTCCGGTGTCGTCACCCGGGTCTGCCGCAACTGCGGCAACCAGGCCGCGCAGGTGATCACCCGCCGGTCCACCAGGTTCACCCTCTTCTTCGTCCCGCTGATCCCGGTGCGCACCCGGTACACCCAGCAGTGCACCTTCTGCGGCGCCGAGTACGACATCGCCCGGGCCGAGGCGCAGCGCCTCCCGGTCGGCTGA
- a CDS encoding YciI family protein encodes MKYLMFVCTDTEPDADPTAAPDIEEWVAERDGRGQRLMGSALGPASAATTVRVRDGELLLSDGPFAETKEVIVGFDLLECADLDEAIEVARAHPMAYSGRLELRPLVDLD; translated from the coding sequence ATGAAGTACCTGATGTTTGTCTGCACCGACACCGAGCCGGACGCCGACCCGACCGCCGCCCCGGACATCGAGGAGTGGGTGGCCGAGCGGGACGGCCGGGGCCAGCGGCTCATGGGCAGCGCGCTGGGGCCCGCGTCGGCGGCCACCACCGTCCGGGTACGCGACGGCGAGCTGCTCCTCTCCGACGGCCCGTTCGCCGAGACGAAGGAGGTGATCGTGGGCTTCGACCTGCTCGAGTGCGCCGACCTGGACGAGGCGATCGAGGTGGCCCGCGCCCACCCGATGGCGTACAGCGGCCGGCTGGAGCTGCGGCCCCTCGTGGACCTGGACTGA